One Maribacter dokdonensis DSW-8 genomic region harbors:
- a CDS encoding TonB-dependent receptor domain-containing protein, with translation MRQLYPLLLLLTLSFNYIYSQRPGGERERGPIIISGKVVDKDDNLPLEYATLVLQSVNNPDKITGGITDIDGNFQVETTPGKYNISIEYISYKTYKLPNQTLTESTDLGTVKLALDVAQLEAVEVVGEKTTVEVRLDKKIYNIGKDLTNSGATITDALNNVPSVDVDVEGAISLRGNENVRILINGKPSALAGFGSTDALTQLPADAIEKVEVITSPSARYDAEGTAGILNIVLKKEKTLGFNGSVNTTIGYPVNSGISVNANLRTDKFNLFNTTGYNYRDAPGNAFYDNTYTSGSYDRIIEDRDYFRLRKGFNTNLGLEYFITEESSITGSVFYRTSKSEDETENTNQRFINRTLDSETFRTEDEGEDDENYQFSLNYINNLDDDGQKLTVDAQYSNGVEDKTNIIQENNTLPNDDLIVLENVFEKETQNEYLVQADYVLPMGDAQFEAGYRGTFEKTETDYRLDSLNQTTGLFDINQDLTNLFAYTENVNAVYTQYGNKYGKFSFLLGLRLENTQLKGELTSLYDSSELEEQLGVDVDANFDKNYLGLFPTVNVIYELGENENISLGYNRRINRPRGRYVNPFPSRSSRTNIFQGNPDLDPAFSNAFDVGYLKRWDKLTLTSSVYFQRETDSFERIQEETGETTTDGIEIIRSIPINLSTNDRIGVEAGMLYSPAKWLRLNSSFNFFQFKTDGAFNGIDYGTTNTSWFARFSSKVSLPAKIDWQTNAFYRGPSSTAQTENGGIFSLNLAFSKDILKDNGTISLNVSDLLNSRKRTSYTETEFFTSDSEFQWRQRQITMGFVYRFNQPKERNKNGRGNNNDEGDEEIEG, from the coding sequence ATGAGACAACTTTACCCTTTACTCCTACTCTTAACACTATCATTTAATTATATATACAGTCAAAGACCCGGAGGAGAACGGGAAAGAGGTCCAATTATCATTAGCGGTAAAGTCGTAGACAAAGACGATAACCTTCCTTTAGAATATGCTACACTGGTACTACAAAGTGTAAACAACCCTGATAAAATTACAGGTGGCATTACAGATATTGATGGTAACTTTCAGGTTGAAACCACACCAGGCAAGTACAATATTTCCATAGAATACATTTCATACAAAACTTACAAATTACCAAATCAAACATTGACTGAATCCACAGATTTGGGTACGGTTAAACTTGCTTTAGATGTAGCTCAACTAGAAGCCGTTGAAGTCGTTGGTGAAAAAACTACCGTAGAGGTACGTTTAGACAAAAAGATCTATAATATTGGTAAGGATTTAACCAATAGTGGCGCAACTATTACCGACGCCTTGAATAATGTACCCTCTGTTGATGTAGATGTTGAAGGTGCCATAAGTTTAAGGGGTAATGAGAATGTTAGAATTCTTATTAATGGCAAACCGTCAGCATTAGCGGGCTTTGGATCTACAGATGCTCTTACACAACTTCCTGCAGATGCCATTGAAAAGGTTGAGGTGATTACTAGTCCATCTGCAAGATATGACGCAGAAGGTACCGCAGGTATTTTGAACATTGTTCTTAAAAAGGAAAAAACACTGGGCTTTAACGGTTCTGTAAACACTACGATCGGTTACCCAGTAAATAGTGGTATATCCGTTAATGCCAATTTACGTACGGACAAATTTAATTTGTTCAACACAACAGGGTATAACTATAGAGATGCCCCAGGAAATGCATTTTATGATAACACCTATACTTCTGGATCTTATGATAGGATTATAGAGGACAGGGACTATTTTAGACTTAGAAAAGGATTTAACACTAATTTGGGACTTGAGTATTTTATTACAGAGGAATCTTCAATTACAGGAAGTGTATTTTACAGAACCTCTAAAAGTGAAGATGAAACTGAAAATACCAACCAAAGGTTTATTAACAGAACACTAGATAGTGAAACCTTTAGAACTGAAGATGAAGGTGAAGATGATGAGAACTATCAATTTTCTTTGAATTATATTAATAATCTTGATGATGATGGACAAAAACTAACGGTAGACGCTCAATACTCTAACGGCGTAGAAGATAAGACCAACATCATACAAGAAAACAATACGTTGCCTAATGATGATTTAATAGTCTTGGAAAATGTCTTTGAAAAAGAAACCCAAAATGAATATTTAGTACAAGCAGATTATGTATTGCCGATGGGCGATGCACAATTTGAAGCTGGGTATAGAGGAACTTTTGAAAAAACAGAAACGGATTATAGATTAGACTCTTTGAACCAAACCACCGGTCTGTTCGATATTAACCAAGACCTGACCAACTTATTTGCCTATACTGAAAATGTAAATGCCGTATATACCCAATATGGTAACAAATACGGTAAATTTTCTTTTCTTTTAGGATTACGTTTAGAGAACACCCAGTTAAAAGGAGAATTGACATCTTTATATGATTCTTCTGAGTTAGAGGAACAATTAGGGGTAGATGTTGATGCAAATTTCGATAAGAACTATTTAGGGCTTTTTCCAACTGTGAACGTCATTTACGAACTGGGTGAAAATGAAAACATTTCATTAGGTTATAATAGAAGGATAAATAGACCAAGAGGAAGGTACGTAAACCCTTTTCCTTCAAGATCTAGTAGGACAAATATTTTTCAAGGAAACCCGGATCTTGATCCTGCGTTCTCCAATGCTTTTGATGTTGGTTACTTAAAGAGATGGGATAAGCTAACCCTTACCTCTTCTGTGTATTTCCAACGAGAAACCGATTCATTTGAACGTATACAAGAAGAAACTGGTGAAACCACCACAGATGGAATTGAAATAATTAGATCAATTCCTATTAACCTATCTACAAATGACAGAATAGGCGTTGAAGCCGGTATGCTATATAGTCCTGCAAAATGGTTACGTTTAAATTCCAGTTTCAACTTCTTTCAATTTAAGACAGATGGCGCGTTCAACGGTATAGATTATGGTACCACAAATACCAGCTGGTTTGCCAGATTTAGCTCTAAAGTATCTTTACCTGCAAAAATTGACTGGCAGACCAATGCGTTTTATAGAGGCCCATCATCAACCGCCCAAACGGAAAATGGAGGTATATTCTCTTTAAATTTAGCGTTCAGTAAAGATATTTTAAAAGACAATGGAACAATTTCCCTGAACGTTAGCGATCTATTAAATTCCAGAAAAAGAACTTCTTATACAGAAACGGAATTCTTTACGTCTGACAGTGAGTTTCAATGGAGACAACGCCAGATAACCATGGGCTTTGTATACCGCTTTAATCAACCAAAAGAAAGAAATAAAAATGGCAGAGGAAATAATAATGATGAAGGTGACGAAGAAATCGAAGGGTAA
- the fumC gene encoding class II fumarate hydratase, with protein MEFRIEKDTMGNVEVPKDKYWGAQTERSRNNFKIGPSASMPLDIVYGFAYLKKSAAYANCELGVLAAEKRDLIAQVCDEILEGKHDDQFPLVIWQTGSGTQSNMNVNEVVANRAHEIAGKVIGEGEKTIQPNDDVNKSQSSNDTFPTGMHIAAYKKIVEVTIPGVTQLRDTLHKKSKEFKDVVKIGRTHLMDATPLTLGQEFSGYVSQLDHGLKALNNTLAHLSELALGGTAVGTGLNTPEGYDVLVAKYIADFTGLPFITAENKFEALAAHDAIVESHGALKQLAVSLNKIANDIRMMASGPRSGIGEIIIPANEPGSSIMPGKVNPTQCEAMTMVCAQVMGNDVAVSVGGTQGHYELNVFKPMMAANILQSAQLIGDACVSFEEHCAAGIEPNHGVIKELLNNSLMLVTALNTKIGYYKAAEIANTAHKNGTTLKEEAVNLGYVSAEDYDEWVKPENMVGSLKD; from the coding sequence ATGGAGTTCAGAATCGAAAAAGATACCATGGGCAATGTTGAAGTACCCAAAGACAAATACTGGGGTGCACAAACAGAACGCTCGCGTAATAATTTTAAAATAGGACCATCGGCATCTATGCCGTTGGACATAGTTTACGGATTCGCTTATTTAAAAAAATCCGCCGCATATGCCAATTGTGAGCTTGGTGTCTTAGCTGCCGAAAAAAGAGATTTGATCGCCCAGGTATGCGATGAAATTTTAGAAGGAAAGCACGATGACCAATTTCCATTGGTTATTTGGCAAACTGGTTCTGGTACGCAAAGTAATATGAACGTTAATGAAGTAGTTGCCAATAGAGCCCATGAAATTGCCGGTAAAGTAATTGGTGAGGGAGAAAAAACCATTCAACCGAATGACGATGTCAACAAATCTCAATCTTCTAACGATACTTTCCCTACCGGTATGCATATTGCCGCTTACAAAAAGATTGTAGAAGTGACCATTCCTGGTGTAACTCAGTTAAGAGATACATTACATAAAAAATCAAAAGAATTTAAAGATGTGGTTAAAATAGGTCGCACCCATTTAATGGATGCCACTCCCCTAACCTTAGGTCAAGAATTTTCCGGTTATGTTTCTCAATTGGACCATGGTTTAAAAGCATTGAACAACACCTTAGCACATTTAAGTGAATTGGCACTTGGTGGCACTGCTGTTGGAACTGGATTAAACACACCGGAAGGCTATGATGTGCTTGTAGCAAAATATATTGCAGACTTCACAGGGTTGCCTTTTATAACCGCTGAAAATAAATTTGAAGCACTAGCGGCACATGATGCCATTGTTGAAAGCCACGGAGCTTTAAAACAGTTGGCAGTGTCATTGAACAAAATAGCAAATGATATTAGAATGATGGCATCTGGACCTCGTTCAGGAATAGGTGAAATCATTATTCCTGCCAACGAACCAGGTAGTTCAATAATGCCAGGTAAAGTGAACCCTACTCAATGTGAAGCAATGACAATGGTTTGCGCTCAAGTTATGGGTAATGACGTTGCTGTAAGCGTTGGTGGTACACAGGGACATTATGAATTGAATGTCTTTAAACCAATGATGGCAGCAAACATTCTTCAGTCTGCACAACTAATTGGCGACGCCTGTGTAAGTTTTGAAGAGCATTGTGCTGCCGGTATTGAGCCAAATCACGGTGTAATCAAAGAATTGTTAAATAACTCTTTAATGTTGGTCACTGCCTTAAATACCAAAATTGGGTATTACAAAGCTGCAGAGATTGCAAACACCGCACATAAGAACGGCACTACATTAAAAGAAGAAGCTGTTAATTTAGGTTACGTTTCCGCTGAAGATTATGACGAGTGGGTAAAACCTGAAAATATGGTGGGTAGTTTAAAAGACTAA
- a CDS encoding GNAT family N-acetyltransferase — translation MLTIVPFETKYTQIFKDLNIEWITEYFKVEEKDRELLENSQASIIDKGGFIFIGLWNNEPVGCFALIRKNKERYELGKMAVSKSYHGLQIGQKLLLHAIDFAKNKNWNTLELYSSTKLDAALHIYKKYGFIETPLEDNLDYLRSDIKMELKLKQYNNEHQ, via the coding sequence ATGCTTACCATTGTGCCATTTGAGACTAAATATACTCAAATCTTTAAAGACTTGAATATAGAGTGGATTACCGAATATTTTAAGGTTGAAGAAAAGGACAGAGAACTATTAGAAAACAGCCAAGCCTCTATCATTGACAAAGGTGGCTTTATTTTTATTGGGCTCTGGAATAATGAACCTGTGGGGTGTTTTGCATTAATAAGAAAAAACAAGGAAAGATATGAATTAGGAAAAATGGCAGTTAGCAAATCTTATCACGGCTTACAAATTGGTCAAAAATTATTATTACATGCCATTGATTTTGCAAAGAATAAAAACTGGAATACACTTGAACTATATTCAAGCACCAAGCTTGACGCCGCCTTGCATATTTATAAAAAATACGGATTTATAGAAACGCCGTTGGAAGATAATTTAGACTACCTTAGGTCTGACATTAAAATGGAATTAAAACTAAAACAATATAACAATGAACATCAATAA
- a CDS encoding MBL fold metallo-hydrolase: MNINKLFLLLCIGAISFSCKEVKKSDSEVTEAEAEMSTSMKNEAKDTEITITPIEHATAVLEWNNEVIYIDPTGGAATFEGQKNATLILITDIHGDHLNIETLKELEITNATFVVPQAVAEELPEYAEQLVILDNGSSKELNGITIEAIAMYNLRSEALKFHNKGRGNGYVITIGDQRIYFSGDTEDIPEMRSLKNIDKAFVCMNLPYTMTVESAAEAVLDFKPKQVYPYHYRGNPDVSDVAKFKQLVDAGNQDIEVVQLDWYPNDEY, encoded by the coding sequence ATGAACATCAATAAACTCTTTTTATTATTATGTATAGGAGCCATTTCTTTCTCATGTAAAGAAGTAAAGAAATCAGATTCCGAAGTCACAGAAGCGGAAGCGGAAATGTCGACTTCAATGAAAAATGAGGCTAAAGACACCGAAATCACCATAACACCCATAGAACACGCAACGGCAGTTTTAGAATGGAACAATGAAGTAATCTATATTGACCCAACAGGTGGTGCCGCAACTTTTGAAGGGCAAAAGAACGCTACATTAATTTTAATTACCGATATACATGGTGATCATTTAAACATAGAGACCTTAAAAGAATTAGAAATAACCAATGCTACCTTTGTTGTACCACAAGCCGTTGCAGAAGAATTGCCCGAATATGCAGAACAGCTTGTAATTTTGGACAACGGGAGCAGTAAAGAATTAAACGGTATTACCATTGAAGCCATAGCCATGTATAATTTAAGAAGTGAAGCGCTTAAATTTCACAATAAAGGTCGTGGCAACGGCTATGTTATAACTATTGGCGATCAACGTATTTATTTTTCCGGAGATACAGAGGATATCCCAGAAATGCGTTCTTTAAAGAATATAGACAAAGCTTTTGTTTGTATGAATTTACCTTATACCATGACCGTTGAGAGTGCCGCCGAAGCAGTGTTAGATTTTAAACCAAAACAAGTTTATCCTTATCACTACAGGGGCAATCCAGATGTTAGCGATGTTGCCAAGTTCAAACAATTGGTAGATGCAGGCAACCAAGATATTGAAGTGGTACAATTAGACTGGTACCCTAATGACGAATATTAA
- the ettA gene encoding energy-dependent translational throttle protein EttA, producing MSDDKKVIFSMSGVTKTYKNANTPVLKNIYLSFFYGAKIGILGLNGSGKSTLLKIIAGVDKNFQGDVVFSPGYKVGYLEQEPELDENKTVLEIVKEGVAETVAILDEYNKINDMFGLPEVYENADKMQKLMDQQAVLQDKIDAANAWELDTKLEIAMDALRTPDPEKKISVLSGGERRRVALCRLLLQEPEILLLDEPTNHLDAESVHWLEHHLASYKGTVIAVTHDRYFLDNVAGWILELDRGEGIPWKGNYSSWLDQKSKRMAQESKTASKRQKTLERELEWVRQGAKGRQTKQKARLKNYDKLMSQDQKQLDEKLEIYIPNGPRLGTNVIEAKGVSKAYDDKLLYEDLNFKLPQAGIVGIIGPNGAGKTTIFRMIMGEETPDKGEFETGETAKVAYVDQSHSNIDPEKTIWQNFSDEQELVMMGGKQVNSRAYLSRFNFSGSEQNKKVSMLSGGERNRLHLAMTLKEEGNVLLLDEPTNDLDVNTLRALEEGLENFAGCAVVISHDRWFLDRICTHILAFEGDSQVYFYEGSFSDYEENKKKRLGGDLMPKRIKYKKLIR from the coding sequence ATGTCAGACGATAAGAAGGTAATCTTCTCCATGTCGGGAGTTACGAAAACCTATAAGAATGCTAACACCCCAGTTTTAAAGAACATATACTTAAGTTTTTTCTACGGTGCCAAAATCGGTATTTTAGGTCTAAACGGTTCTGGTAAATCTACTTTATTAAAAATAATAGCAGGTGTAGATAAAAATTTTCAAGGTGATGTGGTTTTTTCTCCAGGATATAAAGTTGGTTACTTGGAACAAGAGCCAGAACTGGATGAAAATAAAACTGTTTTGGAAATTGTAAAAGAGGGCGTTGCCGAAACGGTAGCCATTCTTGATGAATACAATAAGATAAACGATATGTTTGGTCTGCCGGAAGTGTATGAAAATGCGGACAAAATGCAGAAGTTGATGGATCAGCAAGCTGTATTGCAAGATAAGATAGATGCAGCCAATGCTTGGGAACTAGATACCAAATTGGAAATTGCTATGGATGCCTTGCGTACTCCAGATCCTGAAAAGAAAATTTCTGTGCTTTCGGGTGGTGAGAGAAGAAGGGTTGCCTTATGTAGATTGTTATTACAAGAGCCGGAAATCTTATTATTAGATGAGCCTACCAACCACTTAGATGCAGAGTCTGTACATTGGTTAGAGCATCACCTGGCATCTTATAAGGGAACTGTAATTGCCGTAACGCACGATAGATATTTTTTGGATAATGTTGCCGGTTGGATTCTTGAATTGGATAGAGGTGAAGGTATACCTTGGAAAGGGAACTACTCTTCTTGGTTAGATCAAAAGTCTAAACGTATGGCACAAGAAAGTAAAACAGCTTCTAAAAGACAGAAAACATTGGAGCGAGAGCTGGAATGGGTTCGTCAAGGAGCAAAGGGTAGACAGACCAAACAGAAAGCACGTCTTAAGAACTACGATAAGTTGATGAGTCAAGATCAAAAACAACTTGATGAAAAACTGGAAATCTATATTCCTAACGGACCCCGTTTGGGTACCAATGTTATTGAAGCTAAAGGCGTAAGTAAGGCATACGATGATAAGTTGCTTTACGAAGACCTTAATTTTAAATTGCCACAAGCGGGTATTGTTGGTATTATTGGACCAAACGGTGCTGGTAAGACCACTATTTTTAGAATGATCATGGGTGAGGAGACACCGGATAAAGGTGAATTTGAAACTGGTGAAACCGCTAAAGTAGCCTATGTAGATCAGAGTCATTCCAATATAGATCCTGAAAAAACCATTTGGCAAAACTTCAGTGATGAGCAAGAGTTGGTGATGATGGGTGGTAAGCAGGTCAATTCTAGAGCTTACTTAAGTAGATTCAACTTCTCGGGTAGTGAACAGAATAAAAAAGTGAGTATGTTGTCCGGCGGTGAGCGTAACCGTTTACATTTGGCAATGACCTTGAAAGAGGAAGGTAACGTGCTTTTATTGGATGAGCCTACCAATGACTTGGATGTAAATACATTACGTGCTTTAGAAGAAGGTTTGGAGAATTTTGCAGGTTGTGCCGTAGTCATCTCGCACGATAGATGGTTCTTAGATCGTATCTGTACACACATATTGGCATTTGAAGGCGATTCTCAAGTGTATTTCTATGAAGGTTCGTTCTCCGATTATGAAGAAAACAAGAAGAAAAGGTTAGGCGGAGATCTTATGCCGAAACGAATTAAGTATAAAAAACTAATCAGATAA
- a CDS encoding CAL67264 family membrane protein, translating into MNKNTVLTWATFIMIFVGLALIALGAFRYDDVAGWGFASVGIGFFAIAWVFNALKGRV; encoded by the coding sequence ATGAACAAGAATACTGTGCTCACTTGGGCTACTTTTATTATGATCTTCGTAGGGCTTGCGCTAATTGCATTAGGAGCCTTTCGATACGATGATGTCGCTGGTTGGGGTTTTGCATCTGTGGGTATAGGGTTTTTTGCCATTGCTTGGGTGTTCAATGCCCTTAAAGGTAGAGTATAA
- a CDS encoding Gfo/Idh/MocA family protein — MIKWGIVGAGNIAHSFSKDLALVDGGQLVSVASRSLEKARTFAKEYGAPNAFGSYEELFHSNTVDIIYLATPHTSHADLSIAAMKAGNAVLCEKPLGVNASEVQAMVAAAKENNVFLMEALWSRFNPTIKKVKELVDNGTIGDIGYLHSDFAFYALDRDENGRLLNPDLAGGSLLDIGIYPIFLAYLLLGMPKDIKATANFYKTGVEMQCSMILNYDNAQAILYSGLNSNSEKKSEIAGSKGTIFIHPRWHETTGFTLEKDGEVVSNEVGKRGKGYVHEIEEVHDCLNSGKKESALWSHQNSLDLITIMDTVREKTGIVFPFE; from the coding sequence ATGATAAAGTGGGGTATTGTAGGGGCAGGTAACATAGCACATAGTTTTTCTAAAGATTTAGCTTTGGTAGATGGCGGTCAATTGGTTTCGGTAGCATCTAGGAGCTTGGAGAAGGCACGGACATTTGCCAAAGAGTATGGAGCTCCAAATGCTTTTGGTAGTTATGAAGAATTGTTTCATAGTAATACGGTAGATATTATTTATTTGGCAACACCGCACACTTCACATGCAGATTTGAGCATTGCCGCCATGAAAGCCGGTAACGCCGTACTTTGTGAAAAACCATTGGGCGTCAATGCTTCGGAAGTTCAGGCAATGGTAGCTGCAGCTAAAGAGAATAATGTTTTTCTTATGGAAGCATTATGGTCACGTTTTAATCCGACCATTAAAAAAGTAAAGGAACTTGTAGATAATGGGACTATAGGAGATATAGGTTATTTACATTCAGATTTTGCGTTTTATGCTCTGGATAGGGATGAAAACGGTAGGCTATTAAATCCTGATCTTGCAGGAGGTTCTCTATTAGATATAGGGATCTATCCTATATTTTTAGCTTATTTACTGTTGGGGATGCCAAAGGATATTAAGGCAACCGCCAATTTTTATAAAACTGGGGTAGAGATGCAATGTAGTATGATTCTTAATTATGACAACGCACAAGCCATTTTGTATAGCGGACTCAACTCTAACTCTGAAAAGAAATCTGAAATAGCAGGAAGTAAAGGAACAATTTTTATTCATCCAAGATGGCATGAAACTACTGGATTTACGTTGGAAAAAGATGGGGAAGTAGTAAGTAATGAAGTAGGTAAGAGGGGTAAAGGCTATGTTCATGAGATAGAAGAAGTGCATGATTGTTTAAATTCTGGTAAGAAAGAAAGTGCACTTTGGAGTCATCAAAACAGTTTGGATCTTATAACAATTATGGATACGGTTCGTGAAAAAACAGGAATTGTGTTTCCGTTTGAATAA
- a CDS encoding acyl-CoA carboxylase subunit beta, which yields MDLKFNQNEDRNKLLLSDLRRKLNEVYLGGGKAKIAKQHDQGKMTARERIDYLFDPKTEQIEVGAFVGEGMYKEHGGCPSGGVVIKIGYVKGKQCIVVANDATVKAGAWFPITAKKNLRAQEIAIENRLPIIYLVDSAGVYLPLQDEIFPDKEHFGRIFRNNAVMSSMGITQISAVMGSCVAGGAYLPIMSDEALIVDKTASIFLAGSYLVKAAIGESIDNETLGGATTHCEISGVTDYKAKDDAAALDTIKNIMDKIGDFPKAGYNRKKSIKPKENPDDIYGILPSSRAEQYDMMEIIKRLVDDSEFEEYKAGYGQTILTGYARIDGWAVGIVANQRKVVKTKKGEMQFGGVIYSDSADKATRFIANCNQKKIPLVFLQDVTGFMVGSKSEHGGIIKDGAKMVNAVSNSVVPKFTIVIGNSYGAGNYAMCGKAYDPRLMVAWPSAELAVMSGNSAAKVLLQIEKASLKKKGETITEEKETELYDNIKKRYDNQVSPYYAASRLWTDAIIDPKDTRKWISMGIEAADHAPIEKPFNMGVLQV from the coding sequence ATGGATTTAAAATTCAATCAAAACGAAGATAGGAATAAGTTGTTATTATCTGACCTTAGACGAAAGCTGAACGAGGTTTATTTAGGTGGAGGAAAAGCAAAAATTGCCAAGCAGCACGATCAAGGTAAAATGACCGCTAGAGAACGTATTGATTATCTATTTGATCCAAAAACCGAACAGATTGAAGTTGGAGCCTTTGTTGGCGAAGGCATGTATAAAGAACATGGTGGCTGCCCTTCTGGCGGTGTTGTCATAAAAATTGGATATGTAAAAGGAAAGCAATGTATAGTAGTTGCCAATGATGCAACGGTAAAGGCTGGTGCATGGTTTCCTATTACCGCCAAAAAGAATTTAAGAGCACAGGAAATTGCTATTGAAAACAGACTGCCTATTATTTATTTAGTAGACAGTGCCGGCGTGTATTTACCATTACAAGATGAAATTTTCCCGGATAAAGAGCACTTTGGGCGCATATTTAGAAACAATGCGGTTATGAGCAGTATGGGCATAACCCAAATTTCTGCGGTTATGGGCAGTTGTGTTGCCGGTGGCGCTTACTTACCTATAATGAGCGATGAAGCCTTAATAGTAGATAAGACCGCCAGTATTTTCTTGGCAGGAAGCTATTTGGTAAAAGCTGCTATAGGTGAAAGCATAGATAATGAAACATTGGGTGGAGCAACCACTCATTGCGAGATTAGCGGGGTAACCGATTATAAAGCGAAAGATGATGCAGCTGCTTTGGACACCATAAAGAATATTATGGATAAGATCGGTGATTTCCCAAAAGCGGGATACAACCGAAAGAAAAGTATAAAACCAAAAGAAAATCCTGATGACATCTATGGTATACTACCTAGCTCAAGAGCGGAACAGTATGACATGATGGAAATTATTAAGCGATTGGTGGACGACTCGGAATTTGAAGAATACAAAGCCGGATACGGACAAACCATACTTACTGGATATGCACGAATAGACGGATGGGCAGTTGGTATTGTTGCCAACCAAAGAAAAGTTGTAAAGACCAAAAAGGGAGAAATGCAGTTTGGCGGAGTCATTTATTCCGATTCTGCAGATAAAGCAACCAGATTTATAGCCAATTGCAATCAAAAGAAAATTCCGCTGGTGTTTTTACAGGATGTTACCGGTTTTATGGTTGGTAGCAAAAGTGAGCATGGTGGTATTATTAAAGATGGCGCCAAAATGGTAAATGCGGTAAGCAACTCGGTGGTTCCAAAATTCACTATCGTAATAGGCAACAGCTACGGAGCCGGAAACTATGCCATGTGCGGTAAAGCTTATGACCCTAGGTTAATGGTTGCTTGGCCAAGCGCAGAATTAGCCGTAATGAGCGGAAACTCGGCAGCAAAAGTATTATTACAAATTGAGAAGGCTTCATTAAAAAAGAAGGGTGAAACCATCACTGAGGAAAAAGAAACGGAACTATACGATAATATCAAGAAAAGATATGACAATCAAGTTTCTCCATACTATGCAGCCTCTAGACTATGGACCGATGCTATTATAGACCCAAAGGACACGCGTAAATGGATTTCAATGGGTATAGAAGCCGCTGATCATGCACCTATTGAGAAACCTTTTAATATGGGAGTGTTGCAGGTGTAA